agaaaaaaacttaAGGAAGTAGGAGCAATTTACACTTACTCCGCAATCTCCTTTGAACATGTTATCTCATACTCCGAAgaacaaattaaagattttttgaatgaaattGAACACAATGGTATCAACATAATTGTTTGTAACGACTTCCTTGATTCTCAACTTTTAGAAAAGATAGGTATGGacaaatattcaaaagatGAAATGAGTGGCCAGCCTTCAAAAggaataaatattgttaGTGAATCATGGATAAATATGGTTTATGGAACCAGGACATTACATCCATTTGGTTGCaagttttattttaatcTAAGCCTGgatattaacaaaaatctTGGCCATAATAAAGATTTCAATTCACTAAAAGTTTTAGAAAGCTACTCTGCCTCAAAAAAACTCGAACAAAATGAAAACTATAATGAAGATCAGATTGGATGCAAAACTTTTgagaataaatttataGCATTTGACGGTTGTGGAACATTAGCTGTGTTggaaaattcaaaaaatatgaaagaaatacataaaaataaagcaagggaaaatgaaattacaaatttaCACTTTGGAGAATGTGAATCCGCAAGATATACTGAATATGATAAAGTTCAAGATTCAAATTCCTCTGAAAACAAAtcaaataaacaaaaacGTAGAAGAACTATGAATAAGAGTCTTCATGAAATGGATAGTACAATacattttgaaaatttaaatataaaaactaatgataaaaatagtGTTTATTATGAAGCCAATGTTAAAAATGATAACTTAAACGCTTTGGATAATGGCAATCAAactgaaaatgaatttttggTTCCTCTCTCATTATCATTCATGTCAAATTGGgcagaaaataaaaataaagattgCCTTCCactattcttttcttcaaatactCCAATAAGGAAAGGTTATGAAGTAAAAGAAATTCGCTCCAACACTCCAACTCAATCCCAAAGTAATTGgataaatcaatttaaCAATATTGAAGATCTAGTTGATAATAGTGCTTGCCCAATTGAATCAAATGATGACTTCGCATCTCAAACTGATAAAACAACGACATTTCAAAAAACTATTGATGAATCTGAAAACGATCATCCTGTTAATTCGACCAACCACTATTCTCCAATACTTTGCCCAATTATACCTGTTAACTTACattattgaaagaaataaatacaaaattcCTTGTATTAATGTTTAATACGTATCATCTAagttataaaaaaaatattgacacttctataattcttttttatacTTTCTTCTATTCGGTCTGGCCTACTAATTTAGATTCTGATTTTGGTTTTTGCTTTCCTATTTTCCTTTTATccaaaatttcttttattaacgCTTCAACTCCATCTTCAattgtttttatttcattagtCTCTAAATCAAatccattattttcaactttttcagatattattttctttagtTTGTTGTggttatttattaaatttgactCCTCCTCTATTTCGCCCAATACTTGCAATACCCCAGCAGCAGTACGTAGtgtatttaaatttttttcaaaactaTCAATATCCATGTTTAATTCCGCTCTTTTTTGTTGTTCTGATTGCTTAACACTTTTATTAATCAGTTTCGTATCTTTTCCATCGATTAATTCGTCgaaatttttattcttttcttgaATTCCCAAAGCACTACCATTCACAAGTACGCTTAATTGTTTAGAATGGCTTATATATTTACTCTTAGTTGTAGCTGCCTTATTTCCCAATACATTTTTACTTTGATTTGTTGAATCTTTTACAATGGAGGGCTGAGAATCAGGTGGATTTCTATTTGTTTGCAGCAATATTTTATCGAGATGCTTAACCAGATCATTTTTCAATTCATCTGAAATTCCCTTGGTTAAAATAAGCTTATTTAAACTGACTACAATATCATCTTCAAGTTTTGAAGTAAGATCTTGGCACATATTTGATTGATGAATATCGAGTTTATTATCAGATGAATTAGATAAGCCGATTTCAATTGAATTACAATCAGAGCTATTTTCCtcttcaattattattttatatttttgcTCGTCAAAGTTTTTTTGGTTAAATATTTCCGGCTCATTTCTAAACCTAACCTTATTGATTACTTTGCTTTTTGCGAAATGGcccttttttaattttgataGCAAATTGGCTTCATCATAATCACTTTCTACTTTTGCCTTATTGATAAGCTCAGTATAATGATTTTTCTTATCGCTTCCATATATTTCCTTCTTCATAATctctttattaatagacAAATTATCTGAAATATTGGTTGATATCCCATCCATTTCAAACTTTCTTAAGGAATTATCTAACAATTCTCGTctatattcttttctaatttcaGTTAACTCTTGTAAAAATTCGTTTGGAATGCCTTTTTTAACCAACGATGAGTCCATATCGCTCAATCTTATTTTAGGCGAACCTCTTTTTAATGGATCCATTTCATCAATTGCGAAGTCACGCTCCCATTCCCATGGAGTTTCGATCTCGGTccaatttaattttttgtcAAGGAAATCAATAAGCTTAAGTTTCAATTCCTTAGGAGTTCTCTCAGATTCGCTTAGCTTATTCAAACCACTTATTttatctttcttttctttttcataaTCTAAATATCCGAAGAagaattgataataatctGGTTTACATCTTCGTTTAAATTTTCTATCGAATACGCTTAAAATTTGCCtaatttgataattattatattctatTCTTCCATCAGAATCTATCTTTTCAACAAAATCCATCATTTCATCTAGTTCATCCTCTGATGAATCATTAacaaattgattatttaaacCCAATCTACTAAGCATTTTATCATCGTATATTTGTTcaatatcatcaaaatcAGTAATATCAAAGTAACCTTTTAAATAAAGCCTTCTTTTCAGTGATAACCTCttcattttaatttcttttaacttatcaaactttaattttatattgcTGTTTACAAACTCATCAAATGATTGTTCATCTGTTTGGCACCAGGCATCATCTAATTGTTGGTCTCCCCCTCGGCTTTTCTGAAACAATAACAAGTTCTTTTTCTGTTCCAAAAGTAAATTCTGATATTCATTCCACTGTTGCATTTTAATTGTTGGATAATCCACTTCCTTTAGCTTCTCAAAAGAATTTCTTAAGAAAACTCTTTGTTCTAAATCAGTATTTCCAATTGTACTAGCATGATATTTGAAGTCAATAAATCTacaaaattcattttttaacCTATCTAAATTATCATGAATTCTTCCTGAATCTGTTGAAACTCCAGGTGTTAGCCCAGCAATTCCCTTATCTAAGTTTTTACTAAGTCTCGCTGGTAGATCTAAATAACCAGGTAACTTTACACGgttattttttattgctTCTGCCAATAGTGCCTCTGGCAAATTTGTGTTTGAATTAACGGTAGCATTTCCTGTTATTTGCgcattattaaatattccGATATCTGAAGGTGGTGGCTTTACATTTGaatcttgaatatttgtGGTATTTTTTTGTCTTGGTCTGAGCAACCCTTTTATTGGATTGATTGATTTGTTTGGGGAGTTAAGCTCTTCAATTCTTGCAGGATCAAATTCATCTTGATTGCTTCCTTTTCCTTTTAAAGGTCTGTTAAGTAGTTTAACACTTTTAGATGAAGGGTTAAGCTTCCTAGTTAACCTTTGGTGTTCGCTCATTGGGAAAGTCAAAATTTAAcgaaaattattaaatatatttgtaaaAACAAAGttttctaatttaaaaGTATATATAACCTGTGATTAGCTTTGAcaatataatgaaattttctTACCAATTACTTTccattttaatttttctgtTTAGAGCATGACCAATACATGCAATTTTTGGCGGTCTATTTACGCATTTACAATTTAGCCGATGAAGAAAGATgtaaaataatgaaattaaaaaactAATAAATTACATTAGTCAAATTTATCTAATGAACCTCAATAAAACAGTGAAATTTTGAGTATTACCTATTTCataatatcaaataatatattttaaaatatagcaaaaactatttatttgaagGGTTATTAATTGTGCAATGATCATTAATTGCGCCATCAgcattgaaaatattttcagaaatatcTGAATTAAAACTTATTTGATCTTTGTCAGCACAAGCCTTGCTGTTGTAGCAAGCATTAGActcattatttttgttaataacAATAGGTGTATCATCCAGgtgaatatattcaaatgcAAAGTcattttttatcttttggCACCAATCTTtctcaaaatcaaaatatatatagtCTGCAACTTCGGCATCTTCTGTagtaatttttgaatcagATCTTTTATAAAACCAAGCAAAACATTTTTTATGAAATTgccatttttttcttttaagcTCTTGAATTGATAAGAACTGTTGAAATGTCCCttgttgaaaataaaaaataaaaaataaagtgTCCAAAGCCAACTTATCAAAAAACGAAGTGTTAGCCAACTTTTCAAGTGGTCTAGAAGGAAAATCAGATCTTGGATTATGCCAAACCATTCTTGGAGTATATTGAATATGCCTGCCAATTGAATCCTGTATCTCTAGTTTgttattaaatgaattatctAGAATATCTGTATTTAAATGTTTAGATACATCCATACGAAATCCTATCGAATGCTTATATTCATCCGTATTTTCAATCGGTATCTCTGTATTATTTCCAGGTTTAACAATTCTCTCCCTAGTGTAAATATCGTTTTCATTAAGTTTTTCTGGACTGAAACTATccttaatataattatcGGCATTAATTTGGCTAAGTTTAACTTCATTATCAATTCTTAGTTCAGAAAATTCGTCATTTAAAAGATCGCCTACAGACTTTGATTCGAAATCATTTATTTGCAATTTTTTGTCCCCTTGTGAATGAtcattattcatttttatttctttaaagttAACAATAGATCCCTTTAGAGACTGTAGTGACTCATGACACTTTTCCAAAATATACTTCTCAGAAACGAAATCCGTTTGATTAGATGACACAATTCTACTTTCTACTATTTTCTTCTCTACAATATGcaacttttctttaatttctctGATTTCTGTTTCGAACTTATTAActtcatatttattttttgataaaatatttacaatagACACTATAGCTTTTAAATCGCTTTCacattttgaaaaaattgagCATATCAGATTTAATTCGCTATCTGCCATTTCAACAATAGAAGGATAAATAtactatttaattaataaacttcaaaaaaatatataaatattgcTTTCCAATTAAATCTAATTGCACAAAACGAATTTAACTTTAAAGCTACTATTAACACCTTAGAATATTTATAccaaaaataatcaattaataatattgcaTAACTTTATTCATCAGTTTTAACTAATTCAAAACAATAATGGCGGCTTAATATTGTCTTAcgtaatttatattaataaattttataaaCAGAATATGAGTGCATGTAAAAGTCGGCTCATAATCGAGTTAAAGGATTCTAGCAGAAATAAAGATACTGATATTAGATTGATCCCATCGTAAGTTTTAGCATAAAGTAGgaaacaattattaatacatatttcttttcaagAGAAAATGACTTAATGTATTGGGACGGAGAAATAGTAGGGCCAGATGAAACGCCATATGAAGGATTCGTATTTAAAATCGAAATTATTGTGTCGCCACAATATCCTATATTACCCCCATCTGTAAAATTTGTGACACCGATTTTTCATCCAAATGTAAACTTTTTTACTGGTGAGTAATAAGCATTAATGTTGTTTTTCAcgaataataaattatagGTGAAGTTTGCATTGATGTAATCAAGGATAACTGGACGCCAGCATGGACGTTGCATGCTGTTTGTAGAGCAATAATATCTATCTTATGCGATCCAAATCCCAATAGTCCGTTAAATTGCGATGCAGGAAACATTTTAAGATGCGGAGATAAAAAAggatttaataatatggCAAGGATGTACTCTTTAGAGTATGCAAGCAAATATAAGTAATCAATACACTAATATCCCTCTCTAGACAGGCTACTACTTCtaactttatatttttccTGGCAACAATTTTGGAATTCAAAGTTTCCATTGCAAGTAAAGTCTTGCTCTTgaaaattaaacaaattttgaacAGAATTGTGttcagaaatattatttctattattatttatttgaattgaaaTCTTTCCGTCATCATCTTCTAAATTAGTTGTATTTCTTAAAAACACAGTTGGACATCTTTGAATGAAAGACGCTCTTTGGTTAGATGAAGAGTTTGATTTGACTACCATTCCAATTCGTCGTTCTCTTCTGTTGTCTTCTGTAAGtctgaatttattttttgaatccaAGTccttattctttttttcgCCTTCATGACCAATATACTGGATATACCATCCTTTATCAGAATATTCGATTTCGCATTTGTTAGTATTGCTCAAGTAGTGAATAAATTCTGTGAGAGTTGTCCAAATTGTCGAGTTCATGTGTATATGGTTTCTATCATGAATTAAGTCATTATAGACTGTATTTGCAAGTACCTTTGACTTTGAATATCTTGTTTTCATTAATCTCATAAAAGCAAGCTCAAATTGTTTACTATAGtcattcaatatttttttagaattttgCTCAAAAACTTCCATCTGTCTCAAATGTGCGTCAGACATCCTGTGGCATTTAAAGCCGTTTTCATCTCTACATTGTTTTTCACATAGCTGGCAATACCATCTCAATTTCTGCAATCCTTTGGACTTTATTTGCTTAGATAACCACTTAACTGTTCCGACTTCAGCTTTTGGCATGTAACTATCTTAGATATACTATTTTTATGATCCttaattttgtttaaaaaaataaaaaaaaaaaaaaaatgaaaagagaaaaaaaactgaagaaaatttataaataaaaattttgcGTAAATGCAACTAGCACTTTAATGCACAATATTTCTGCTTAAGaaaatttgtaatttaGTTACCATTTTTCTGTTATATTGCTATTCTCCCACTTCTCACCCCAAGATTTTACCTTTTTAGACCAATTCCACATATCTCCCCATGAGTTTCCCCATTCATTACCGCTTCCATCTGTTGCATATTTATTAGCCCATTTTTCCATATACTCAGCATGTATTCCCCCATCTCCCATGGATTCATTTCCTATACCATAATATAATTCTCCCCATTCTTCACTCCATTCCTCGCCActaatcatttttttcccCTTCTTCGATGCACTCTTCTTACTGATATGATTTGTCGTGTCAATCTCTTCCCTCCATTCTTCTTTCCATAAATCTCCAACATTATTTTCCCCGCTCTTCCTTGCCCACTTCCATTTATTTTCGAAATCTTCTTTCCATTCTTCCTCCCATTTATCTCCGTAGCGATTTTCTCCCTTCTTCCATGCCTCTTTATATCCTGACCTTTCAGACCACCTTTCTGACCAACTTCCCTCATTATCAAAACCTTGTTTTACTGCCCACTGTTCTCCTGTATAGTCTGATTTACCAAATTCATCTAAATACCAGTTCTCTCTACCTTTCCCTTGTTTTTTTGTATACAAATTTCCATTTCCGTCATCATTACAGGCTTCTTCCCATTCTTCAATTACTTCAGTCCGATTATCAAGATTATATTTTCTACCTCTCTTATTAACTATAAAATTTCCTGACTGATCTTGAAATTGATCTTCTGTCCAAACCTCAATTAATCCACTATCATCCATTAATTCCCAAGTgcatttcttttttagtttttttaaatgatcTTTGTTCCATTTTTCTTCCCATTTTATGAACCTATTGTTATCATGCTTCCTATCTATTCCTTTTTTATAACCATGTTGATTCAAACCATCGGTTTCCCAAGTGTCAGAGTATTCCTCAAACTCAGATAAATACCATGACTCAGTATTTTCAATGTATAAGTGCTCATTTTGTGGTATTGAATCTACAACTTTTTCATCCAATATTTTCGAATCCTTATCATAGTTAGATTCCAGTTTTAACTGTATTGTTTTCTTTTCCCCCCACTTTTCgccatttttttttgtccACCATTTATCTGTAAACAGCTTTgttcttattattttctgatttaTTTCGCTTCTTTTGAGGCTTTCATTCCAATTTTCAGACCATGTCTCTCCTGTTGCAAATCTTTCGCCTCTTTTTTCTCCTCTCctaataattaaatctgGTAATTTATCTTCATCTAGATCATTAAATTGCGACTCTTCATTACATTCTTCTCTAAAAACTTCAGCTCCGTTATTATACcaattttcttttactATCTGAATTTTCTTTCCTAATGAAGTTTGATCAACGACCTCTGTAAACTTTTCTCCCCAAGAATTTTGTTCTCCAACTTTCTCCCAATTTTTCTCAATGTATTTTTCTCGTTTCAATCCTCCTTGTTCCTTTTTATTTTCCCATTTAACTTTAAAGctttcattatttgatttagaATAACCTATTTTTTCTCCCCATTgtatttcatcattttcataCCAAATATCATATTCTTTTGATccatcaatttcttcaaaccAAACTTCATGTAATTCTGTGTTATCTTTATCGCCATATTTTCTGccttttttatttccatGGCTATCTATTTCAATGCATTCACTCCAAGACTCCGAATATTTGATGTCATCAACTGAATTAGTAGGGCATAATCCATCAAAAGTTAGATTGCTCGAGCTGTGTCCAGAAGAGATTGCTTCAATATCAAAGGTTTCATTTTCTCCACCATATCCTTTGTAATACTTGgaatatataatttctgAATTGTCTTTgaaaactttttttcttttagaataaaaataggGGTATTTGTTAGACCCATTAGAAATTCCCCTTTCCTCGTATAagattatattataatcatCATAGAAATCATTTGATTCTTTCCATTCTTTTTGAtctgatattatttttccatatttattattcctAACTAATTTCCAGCTGAGCTTATTCGGATTCgagtaaatatttatcgAGTCAAAAATAAACTCAGAATCCTCAAACCATACCTTTAATACTCGCGAATTATTTTCACAAAGTTGTTGAACAAACTTTCTAACAAACAgttttcttcctcttctaaACCACTTTTCTTTCCATCTtctgttttttttataatctACACCAATTAATTGGCCGAGTGATGCTCTATTGCAATTTTCAAACTTTTCACATAGAGACAAACTCTGTTCATTACTATTTTCtcttaattcattttttaaacactgaaaattaatattatttggtGATTCGTCTTCGCTATAAGGCATTTgggaaatatttgaatctttaGGAATATTTCTCTGTTCAATCCATTCTTCTTTCCAACTTTTGTCCCTTGCTTCTTTTTTCCCCCATAAAAGACCTTCATCGTTTCCTTCCCAAGTTTCAATGTACTCATCATTTTCGagagtttttttttctctggAATTGAGTGACAGGTTTAATTCATCTTTCAATTCATCGTCATAGTTTGAAAAGTATAAACGGTCACCAAATGTTGATCTAATATTgtcattaaataattgttgTTCATTTTCAGCCGTCGAAATCGAGCTACGAAGGctttgaaattttgaaaattgcattaatattttagaaaaattttaataatattaaatataatttaacaTGTAAATCTGctatttctaaaaaaaaaaaaaaaaaaaaatataaaaaagagCGATATAGACAATTCGAGCTTCAAGTAAAAGATTAATTTAGATACGAAGTAATAATTACCaaataaattcttattCGAAATTAAACTTCTTGGAGTGGTTAGTTGAACCGAATATACTACTTTCATCAATTTTCGATAGTGCTTTGTCAAAATAACTAATTCTAGCAGCATAATCATTGGATTTATCAAgcagaaaaaaattatcacTTTTAGAATTAGGAATTTTTAAGTGAATAGATGGCTCAAAATCTTTACCAGTGcttattatataaaatatacGTTGGTGTTCtcttgaaataaatttcattgAATTTACAAGATAGTAAATTGAGAgccaaaataattttggtaCGCTTTGTCTTACAAATTCTCTTTCAGCAATAATCAAAGCAATTGTTTCTGAGCTAATTCCCTTACAACTGAACAAACAGCCGTTCATTGGCAATTCtcctaataataaagacaaatatttatcaagTTTTGAAACTAATACTTGCATGTCTTGGGCTTTACCCGTCTGACAATTgatttttgttttcaaaaaattatttaaaataatttttctcTCAATTCCATGAATAATTGGGAAAATAAGATCAATTAACTTGGTTTTTcttataaaaaatttagattcgaaatattctttctcatcttcaaaatttgaaacaAAATCTTTTAAACTATAGATTTCTCCTTGACTCATTCTTTTTGTGATGAAATATTCAAACTCTGTGAGCAAAGAAGGCAGCCCGGCCATtgtaattttaattaaattgcAAATATCTTGactaaaatttaattttttgattagaattaaatccaaacatttgttttttttttcgaaGTTACAAAAATCAATCATACAATAAACATTcttgttaataataatattaagatcAACAGCTGTCTTAACCTTATGAAATAACTCTTGGAATTTACCTGAAGCAAAgagaatatatttatcatCTATTTGcgaaatattgatattagTTGTcatatttactttattttcGCATTGAAATTTCCTAGAAATGGGTAAAGGTATAATTGGATTACGATTAATTATCACTAGattaaacaaatttctTTTCAGAGTTGTAGAAACGCAGCCACTTTCAGGCGATCGCTTGGtttcatttatttgtttaataaaGTCATTTCTTGGAATACCTTTATTGCAATTTCTACTTTTCATTTTGGATAAGTTTATGATAATAGCAGCTGAGGGTATATCATTGATTCCCAATAAAATACTAccaaaatttaaagaatgatATACTTCTTGTAATAGCTTAAAACTATTCCTTCCGACAGGAGATGTCAGAGGAAATAACTTAATAGCAGTTGGACTCCAGTGAGAAGGCACAAAACCTATAATTTTCATAGAAATGTTATCAACTAACCTATCCCAtccttttttttgaaactCATTTTCCATAATTGCGATAATATTCTCCTGTTCTACCACCTCTCCTTCCTCTGAGTCAGATAAATCTGTCGGGTCAATCTTTCTATCGATATACTCGTTGTAAGCATTTTTGTCCAcatatttcaataaataattgtttttttctGCAAATAGTGTTAATATAGTATTTCCACCGAAGAATAGGTTTGAAAAATCTAACCTTAAAGTTAATAAGTTCAGCGAATTTGCAATTATTACATCAGAATAGCTCAGTAAACATCTTGAATCTACACaagatattttaatttgatGATTACTTTGATTCGTAATAATAGTTGGTCTTTTATCACTACTTATAGAAAGAAGTACtttagaatatttaattattaaaatcaaattgatttttatatttcttaGGTTGAAAAATTCTCTCTGTAAGTCATTAAAGCAAATGCTCAGTAACccttcaataattttaattggCATTGCATCATCTTCAGTTGATTCAAAAGATGAGTTAAATTCCATATTATTTTCCGGAATTATACTccaaatagtaatatttttattttcgtCACCGCATTTCTTTATGATGTTTCGTAAAATACTTACAAAGTTGACATTCAGTTGgctattaaatatttgttcaGTGTTTTGATgggattttttttttatttcatttttagtCATATTGGAAGAAATTTTTTCGAATTCCTTATCCGACTTTAACCATATATCAATTATAGACTGGTAAATTTGTCTGGAACTTAAGCATTCATCAATTTTATACAATTTTTCGTTTAATCTACTGGAGACAAAAAAGCCAAGCTTTCGCAAAAAAGTGTTAATTTGAAATTCATTGGAAATTATTCGAGAGAATACTCTAGATAAACTATCAATTGTTCTGTCATTGCAAGAAACAAATGGATATATAAGGTTATGCGAGTATCTTTCGAGGGTTTGATTATTGATTCTTCCTGAGATTAAATCGCTTTTAAGAAGTACCCAGTTTATTGGGGGGTGGTATTGTACAATGTGGACTTCATTCCCtatcattatttatcaattatCCCAtcatgaaaaaaaaattaaagatacAATTAGAAAAATCGATTTAACATTAGGactaaaaaaattttaaccggatttttttttcaaaaatagcGGGTATACTATTAATCAGAAGGCCTATTTTGCAAAGCTTGCTGTTTAATTCTTCTATTATATTCTGCTCTATTATTTGAGTAAAGCTGATACGACTCAGCTTGAGCTGgggatttaatatttgggTTATCTAAAAGATCTTGGATACCTAGCAAAATCTGTTTCATGGTAATTGAGGGTTTCcaatcttcatcttcatttaGAATAGAAAGGCAAACCGTACCTGAAGGATATATGTTAGGGTGAAACAGTGGTGGTTGAAAAATACACTTAGGAGGTTTTGCAGGGTAATCTTCAGGGAATGTTACATTTAGCGTATATTCACCATTTTCCCAGAGAGTCTAGCATTATAGAAGTAAGaatgattttaattaacaaattaattaacttaCCCCACTTTTACCCGGAATCTTGCATATCCATTTCATCATATCTTGGCCTTCTCCATCCTCAGATGGAGCATATTTTGCAGAGAATCCAACTGGATGGTCCTTTCGCCATTCTGCTCTTTCTTGAGCAATTCTCTTCCTCGAAAAACTCATTCTAGTAATTATCTTCGAAATAAATacaattcattaatttaattcttaCATATGTTTGTTTTCCCGGAATTTATTGGGCGATACGTatagttatttttatattggacaaaaaaaaaagaaaaatcgaacagaaattaatgattcaaAAACTAGACTAATAATGC
This Cryptosporidium parvum Iowa II chromosome 7, whole genome shotgun sequence DNA region includes the following protein-coding sequences:
- a CDS encoding regena domain protein (CCR-Not complex protein subunit 3) — protein: MADSELNLICSIFSKCESDLKAIVSIVNILSKNKYEVNKFETEIREIKEKLHIVEKKIVESRIVSSNQTDFVSEKYILEKCHESLQSLKGSIVNFKEIKMNNDHSQGDKKLQINDFESKSVGDLLNDEFSELRIDNEVKLSQINADNYIKDSFSPEKLNENDIYTRERIVKPGNNTEIPIENTDEYKHSIGFRMDVSKHLNTDILDNSFNNKLEIQDSIGRHIQYTPRMVWHNPRSDFPSRPLEKLANTSFFDKLALDTLFFIFYFQQGTFQQFLSIQELKRKKWQFHKKCFAWFYKRSDSKITTEDAEVADYIYFDFEKDWCQKIKNDFAFEYIHLDDTPIVINKNNESNACYNSKACADKDQISFNSDISENIFNADGAINDHCTINNPSNK
- a CDS encoding ubiquitin-conjugating enzyme E2, translating into ETIINTYFFSRENDLMYWDGEIVGPDETPYEGFVFKIEIIVSPQYPILPPSVKFVTPIFHPNVNFFTGEVCIDVIKDNWTPAWTLHAVCRAIISILCDPNPNSPLNCDAGNILRCGDKKGFNNMARMYSLEYASKYK
- a CDS encoding ortholog of kin17 (RNA metabolism proteins): a family of highly conserved zinc binding C-rich proteins with KOW domains yields the protein MPKAEVGTVKWLSKQIKSKGLQKLRWYCQLCEKQCRDENGFKCHRMSDAHLRQMEVFEQNSKKILNDYSKQFELAFMRLMKTRYSKSKVLANTVYNDLIHDRNHIHMNSTIWTTLTEFIHYLSNTNKCEIEYSDKGWYIQYIGHEGEKKNKDLDSKNKFRLTEDNRRERRIGMVVKSNSSSNQRASFIQRCPTVFLRNTTNLEDDDGKISIQINNNRNNISEHNSVQNLFNFQEQDFTCNGNFEFQNCCQEKYKVRSSSLSREGY
- a CDS encoding ubiquitin conjugating enzyme produces the protein MSFSRKRIAQERAEWRKDHPVGFSAKYAPSEDGEGQDMMKWICKIPGKSGTLWENGEYTLNVTFPEDYPAKPPKCIFQPPLFHPNIYPSGTVCLSILNEDEDWKPSITMKQILLGIQDLLDNPNIKSPAQAESYQLYSNNRAEYNRRIKQQALQNRPSD